One genomic segment of Heliomicrobium undosum includes these proteins:
- a CDS encoding YicC/YloC family endoribonuclease, with product MIKSMTGYGRGEACGAGKRVTVEAKAVNHRYSEVVVRLPKTYMVLEDAIKKIFFQGISRGRVDVFVNLETDGEVTRQVKVDKQLALRYYKSLRDLAQELELPCDVGLNALYSLPEVITLDEPEEDMDEVARVVDAAARQALDGLMGMRIQEGNSLAEDLFLRLTALRHRIKAVEERSPFVAEDYLHRLQERIKELLGQTPVDEQRLAMEVALFADRSNITEELVRLNSHLEQFQKALASSEPVGRKLDFLVQEMNREVNTIGSKSNDLEVSRHVVDLKSEMEKIREQVQNVE from the coding sequence GTGATCAAGAGCATGACCGGCTATGGCCGGGGAGAGGCCTGTGGGGCGGGGAAGCGCGTCACCGTCGAGGCGAAGGCGGTCAACCACCGCTACTCGGAAGTGGTCGTTCGCTTGCCCAAAACCTATATGGTCCTGGAAGATGCGATCAAGAAGATCTTTTTCCAGGGCATCTCCCGGGGGAGGGTCGATGTGTTCGTCAACTTGGAAACCGACGGGGAAGTCACCCGGCAGGTAAAGGTTGACAAACAATTGGCCCTTCGATATTATAAATCGTTGAGAGACTTGGCGCAGGAGCTGGAATTGCCTTGTGATGTGGGCCTAAACGCCCTCTACAGCCTTCCGGAAGTGATCACCCTCGATGAGCCGGAAGAGGATATGGATGAGGTGGCCCGCGTCGTCGATGCGGCGGCGCGGCAGGCCCTGGACGGGTTGATGGGCATGCGCATCCAGGAAGGGAACTCCCTGGCTGAGGATCTCTTTTTGCGCTTGACGGCGCTGCGCCACCGGATCAAGGCCGTGGAGGAGCGCTCGCCTTTCGTCGCCGAAGACTACTTACACCGGCTGCAGGAGCGGATCAAGGAACTGCTCGGACAGACGCCTGTCGACGAGCAGCGCTTGGCCATGGAAGTAGCCCTTTTTGCCGACCGTTCCAACATCACTGAGGAACTCGTCCGCCTCAACAGCCACCTGGAACAGTTTCAAAAGGCGCTGGCCTCTTCCGAACCGGTGGGACGGAAGCTCGACTTTCTCGTTCAGGAGATGAACCGCGAAGTCAATACGATCGGCTCGAAGAGCAACGACCTGGAAGTCTCCCGCCATGTGGTCGATTTGAAGAGCGAAATGGAAAAAATACGTGAACAGGTGCAAAACGTAGAATAA
- the mihF gene encoding integration host factor, actinobacterial type: MAVPMLTEEQKSEALKKAHAVRSQRTQLRNQLKAGAVSVDAVLNRMDDEVVRGMKVLYLLESLPKVGKRTARRIMADIGIDESRRLQGLGSRQRDALVAKLT; this comes from the coding sequence ATGGCGGTTCCCATGCTCACAGAGGAACAGAAATCGGAAGCCCTGAAAAAAGCCCATGCGGTGCGCAGCCAGCGCACCCAACTGCGCAACCAGTTAAAGGCCGGCGCCGTCTCTGTCGACGCCGTCTTGAACCGGATGGACGACGAGGTCGTCCGGGGGATGAAGGTCCTTTACCTGCTCGAATCGCTGCCCAAGGTCGGCAAGCGGACGGCCCGCCGCATCATGGCCGACATCGGCATCGACGAGTCGCGGCGCCTGCAGGGGCTGGGCAGCCGGCAACGGGACGCGCTGGTGGCGAAACTGACGTAG
- the remA gene encoding extracellular matrix/biofilm regulator RemA: MDIKLINIGFGNIVSASRIVAIVSPESAPIKRIIQEARDRGMLIDATYGRRTRAVIITDSDHVILSAVQPETVAHRLSAKESVHHGDEAAE, encoded by the coding sequence ATGGATATCAAACTGATCAATATCGGTTTTGGCAACATCGTTTCTGCCAGCCGGATTGTCGCCATCGTCAGTCCTGAGTCAGCGCCGATTAAGCGCATCATTCAGGAAGCCCGGGATCGGGGTATGCTGATCGACGCCACCTACGGGCGGCGCACCCGGGCCGTTATCATTACCGACAGCGATCACGTCATCTTGTCGGCCGTCCAGCCGGAAACGGTGGCGCACCGCCTGTCGGCCAAGGAGTCGGTCCATCATGGAGACGAGGCAGCCGAATAA
- the gmk gene encoding guanylate kinase, whose product MGRGVLLVMSGPSGAGKGTLSRRLLNELPQLTLSISATTRKPREGEREGVHYYFLGKEDFERQIEENRFLEFAQVYDNYYGTPLGPVQASLASGKDVLLEIDIQGALQVKERYPEAALIFIAPPSLEELARRIYGRGTDSQEVIEKRLSLATQELEFINRYDYCVINDDVDRAITRLRAIVEAEKSRIYRKLE is encoded by the coding sequence ATGGGCCGCGGCGTCCTGCTGGTCATGTCCGGCCCCTCTGGGGCGGGCAAAGGGACCCTCAGCCGCCGCCTCTTAAACGAACTGCCGCAACTGACCTTATCCATATCCGCCACGACCCGCAAACCCCGCGAGGGCGAGCGGGAGGGTGTTCATTATTATTTTCTGGGCAAAGAGGACTTTGAACGGCAAATCGAGGAAAACCGTTTCCTCGAATTCGCCCAAGTCTATGACAACTACTACGGGACGCCCCTGGGGCCGGTGCAGGCATCGCTGGCTTCCGGGAAGGATGTCCTGTTGGAGATCGATATCCAGGGGGCGCTGCAGGTCAAGGAGCGCTACCCCGAAGCGGCGCTGATCTTCATCGCGCCGCCCTCGCTGGAGGAGTTGGCCCGGCGGATCTACGGCCGAGGCACCGACAGCCAGGAGGTCATTGAAAAACGGCTAAGCCTGGCTACGCAGGAGTTGGAGTTCATCAACCGCTACGACTACTGTGTCATCAACGACGACGTGGACCGGGCGATCACCCGCCTGCGGGCGATTGTGGAGGCCGAGAAGTCGCGCATCTACCGTAAGCTGGAATAA
- the rpoZ gene encoding DNA-directed RNA polymerase subunit omega: MNQPSLDKLMEKVDSKYTLVVLAAKRARALVEKQDPLVGAAKSAKPVSVALHEIVDGKVSYRQAKGGIK, translated from the coding sequence ATGAACCAACCGTCTCTGGACAAATTGATGGAAAAAGTGGACAGCAAGTACACCCTGGTGGTGCTGGCGGCCAAACGCGCCCGCGCGCTCGTAGAAAAGCAGGATCCCCTCGTCGGCGCGGCCAAGTCCGCCAAGCCGGTCAGCGTCGCCTTGCACGAGATCGTCGACGGCAAGGTATCCTACCGGCAAGCGAAGGGCGGCATCAAGTGA
- the coaBC gene encoding bifunctional phosphopantothenoylcysteine decarboxylase/phosphopantothenate--cysteine ligase CoaBC, with translation MKSTQAGHSNESILKGKFIAVGVSGGIAAYKACDLVSRLVKAGAQVQVILTASATRFVGPLTFQTLSGRPVITEMFDEPKQWNVAHVSVADAADLFVLAPATANIIGKLRCGIADDFLSTTLLAIRAPLVIAPAMNVNMFNHPAVQENLAVLQSRGAVIVEPDEGRLACGVTGKGRLAEVERILAAIEEMLAGRERTSTEVAPCRQGDPETAANAGKSIETGAGCSELAGCRVLITAGGTREPIDPVRYISNRSSGKMGYALAREALRRGAEVILVTTPTGLPLPEGAEVVPVESAEEMYEAVTSRFDAVGVVIKAAAVADYRPAAPAEQKMKKQADRLFLELVRTPDILAELGRRKQGQVLVGFAAETNDLETHALDKLRRKNLDLMVANDVTQPGAGFGVDTNIVTLFDSLGGKEKLDLMTKEEVACRIFDRVIQILSNSCD, from the coding sequence GTGAAATCGACGCAAGCGGGACATTCTAATGAAAGCATCCTAAAGGGCAAGTTCATCGCCGTCGGCGTCTCCGGCGGCATCGCCGCCTACAAGGCCTGTGATCTGGTGAGCCGCCTCGTCAAGGCCGGCGCTCAGGTGCAGGTGATCCTGACGGCTTCGGCGACCCGTTTTGTGGGCCCTTTGACCTTTCAAACCCTTTCGGGCCGGCCCGTCATCACCGAGATGTTTGACGAGCCGAAGCAGTGGAACGTCGCTCATGTGTCTGTCGCCGACGCGGCAGACCTTTTTGTCTTGGCGCCGGCGACGGCCAACATCATCGGCAAGCTCCGCTGCGGCATCGCCGACGATTTTCTCTCGACGACGTTGCTGGCCATCCGCGCGCCCCTGGTCATCGCGCCAGCCATGAACGTGAATATGTTCAACCACCCAGCGGTGCAGGAGAACCTGGCCGTCCTACAGTCGCGCGGCGCCGTCATCGTCGAGCCTGACGAGGGTCGACTCGCCTGCGGCGTCACGGGGAAAGGGCGGCTCGCTGAGGTTGAGCGGATCCTGGCGGCGATCGAGGAGATGCTGGCGGGGCGGGAAAGGACATCGACAGAGGTTGCCCCCTGTAGACAAGGCGATCCCGAAACAGCCGCTAACGCAGGCAAGTCGATTGAGACTGGAGCCGGTTGCTCTGAACTTGCCGGCTGCCGTGTCCTGATCACCGCCGGCGGAACCCGCGAGCCCATCGACCCGGTTCGTTACATCAGCAACCGCTCCTCGGGCAAGATGGGCTACGCCCTGGCCCGCGAGGCGCTTCGGCGGGGGGCAGAGGTGATCCTGGTGACAACGCCGACAGGGCTGCCCCTTCCGGAGGGCGCTGAGGTGGTTCCCGTCGAGTCCGCCGAGGAGATGTATGAGGCGGTGACGTCCCGCTTCGACGCCGTCGGTGTGGTCATCAAGGCCGCCGCCGTCGCCGATTACCGTCCCGCCGCGCCGGCGGAGCAGAAGATGAAAAAACAGGCCGACCGCCTCTTTCTCGAACTCGTCCGGACGCCCGACATCCTGGCGGAACTGGGCCGGCGCAAACAGGGACAGGTGCTCGTCGGTTTTGCCGCCGAGACAAACGACCTGGAGACCCATGCCCTGGACAAGCTGCGGCGCAAGAATTTGGACCTCATGGTGGCTAACGATGTAACCCAGCCGGGGGCCGGTTTTGGCGTCGACACGAATATTGTCACCCTTTTCGACAGTCTGGGCGGCAAAGAGAAGCTGGATCTCATGACGAAAGAAGAAGTGGCTTGTCGAATATTTGATCGGGTTATTCAAATCTTATCGAACAGTTGTGATTAA
- the metK gene encoding methionine adenosyltransferase has protein sequence MSRKRLFTSESVTEGHPDKVADQISDSVLDAILAQDPMARVACETSVTTGLVLVAGEITTKCYVDIPKVVRQTIREIGYTRAKFGFDCETCAVLTSIDEQSADIAMGVDKALEARTGEMSESEIEATGAGDQGMMFGYATNETEEYMPMTVSLAHKLSRRLSEVRKTAELEYLRPDGKTQVTVEYDGDKPVRVDTVVISAQHSPEVSLDTIKTDLIERVILPIIPQNLLDDKTRYFINPTGRFVIGGPQGDAGLTGRKIIVDTYGGMARHGGGAFSGKDPTKVDRSAAYAARHVAKNVVAAGLADRCEIQLAYAIGVAHPVSVMVETFGTAKVDEANIEKWIKEVFDLRPAGIIKELQLRRPIYRQTAAYGHFGRTDLDLPWERLDKVEALKKLAGL, from the coding sequence TTGAGCCGTAAACGTCTCTTTACGTCGGAATCTGTCACCGAAGGCCATCCCGATAAGGTGGCTGACCAGATTTCGGACTCCGTACTTGACGCCATCCTTGCACAAGACCCCATGGCGCGGGTGGCCTGTGAAACGTCGGTGACGACCGGCCTGGTGCTGGTTGCCGGCGAGATCACCACCAAGTGCTATGTCGATATTCCCAAAGTCGTGCGCCAAACGATCCGCGAGATCGGCTATACCCGCGCGAAGTTTGGTTTTGACTGTGAAACCTGCGCCGTCCTCACCTCCATTGACGAGCAGTCCGCCGACATCGCCATGGGCGTCGACAAGGCCCTCGAAGCCCGGACCGGCGAAATGAGCGAAAGCGAAATCGAAGCCACCGGCGCCGGTGACCAGGGCATGATGTTCGGTTACGCCACCAACGAGACCGAAGAGTACATGCCCATGACCGTCTCCCTGGCCCACAAGCTGTCCCGCCGCCTTTCCGAAGTCCGCAAGACGGCGGAACTGGAATACCTCCGTCCCGACGGCAAGACCCAGGTCACCGTCGAGTATGACGGCGACAAGCCGGTCCGTGTCGACACCGTCGTCATCTCGGCCCAGCACTCGCCGGAAGTATCCCTCGACACCATCAAAACCGACCTGATCGAGCGTGTCATCCTGCCCATCATCCCGCAGAACCTGCTCGATGACAAGACCCGCTACTTCATCAACCCCACCGGCCGTTTCGTCATCGGCGGACCCCAGGGCGACGCCGGTCTGACGGGCCGCAAGATCATCGTCGACACCTACGGCGGCATGGCTCGCCATGGCGGCGGCGCTTTCTCCGGCAAGGACCCCACAAAGGTGGACCGCTCCGCTGCTTACGCGGCTCGTCACGTGGCTAAGAACGTCGTCGCCGCCGGTCTGGCCGACCGTTGCGAGATCCAGTTGGCCTACGCCATCGGCGTCGCCCATCCCGTCTCGGTCATGGTCGAGACCTTCGGCACCGCCAAGGTGGACGAAGCCAACATTGAAAAGTGGATCAAAGAGGTCTTCGACCTTCGTCCCGCCGGTATCATCAAGGAACTGCAACTGCGCCGTCCCATCTACCGCCAGACGGCGGCCTACGGCCACTTCGGCCGCACCGACCTGGACCTCCCCTGGGAGCGCCTCGACAAGGTGGAAGCGCTGAAGAAACTGGCCGGCCTGTAA
- the priA gene encoding replication restart helicase PriA, translating into MEANGTAANGMAANGMELGAMEANGREAGRRPELAQVIIDIPHRDLDRVFHYRIPEALAGEVEPGREVWVAFHGKLTRGWVLGLEVATAELEKAFALQPVEAVNGSYRLGHDLLALVPWLARETLGTMADVLRLMAPPGPPVRPAAWVLLAAKPDQEAIAFWEGIDPECADLLRRLSRASQRRMKYASLTGKGGGVPPAVIDRLSDAGLVTVRRLLPKLGERATPERAREKALKTASNPASKPTSITNSNVQPPLFPEPALTPDQKQAVHYLTEALYAARRGNDSRPFLLHGVTGSGKTEVYIRAIREALARGRQALLLVPEIALTPQTERRLRERFGSKVALLHSGLADAARRQEWQRVHRGEADLVVGARSAVFAPLPRLGLIIVDEEHEPSYQQDNDLKYHAREAAMERARHCGAVVVLGSATPALETYEQALSGRFRLLQLRQRPAGGQLPPVDVIDMRDELAAGNKGMLSRYLLEAVEERLRRRQQVILYLNRRGFSTFVICRECGTVVTCPRCSISLVYHRHGEQLHCHYCNFRQDVPETCPHCRSRAIRYFGAGTQRIEEELRARFPGVPVLRMDRDVAEREGIAPVLDAFGRGEAPILVGTQMIAKGLDFPRVTLVGVLAADASLHISDFRAAERTFQLLSQVAGRAGRAREPGQVVLQTYCPEHYCLQAVQLHDYEGFFRREIELRQQLGYPPFARLARVLFSGPEEPLVRVAADTWAEILRHQAGTVTIGGSSGLEEPEGLDVWGPAPAPVAKVENRFRWLLTLRAKGDGMKALRSALIAAEGEYSRRRGRPAGVTISLMLNP; encoded by the coding sequence ATGGAAGCGAACGGCACGGCGGCGAATGGCATGGCGGCCAACGGCATGGAACTCGGCGCCATGGAGGCCAATGGCAGAGAGGCCGGTCGGAGGCCGGAACTCGCCCAGGTGATTATCGATATCCCACACCGCGATCTGGATCGGGTCTTTCATTACCGCATCCCGGAGGCCCTGGCCGGGGAGGTCGAGCCGGGCCGCGAGGTTTGGGTCGCCTTTCACGGCAAACTGACCCGCGGCTGGGTGCTTGGCCTGGAGGTGGCCACGGCGGAGTTGGAAAAAGCCTTCGCTCTCCAGCCGGTCGAGGCGGTCAACGGAAGCTACCGGCTGGGCCATGACCTGCTCGCCCTCGTGCCTTGGCTGGCCCGTGAAACCTTGGGGACGATGGCCGATGTGCTGCGGCTGATGGCGCCGCCTGGTCCGCCTGTCCGACCCGCCGCCTGGGTGCTCCTGGCCGCTAAGCCTGATCAGGAGGCGATCGCCTTCTGGGAGGGGATCGATCCGGAATGCGCCGATCTGCTGCGCCGCCTCTCCCGGGCGTCGCAACGGCGGATGAAATACGCCTCCTTGACCGGCAAGGGGGGCGGCGTGCCGCCGGCGGTGATTGATCGGCTGAGCGACGCCGGGCTAGTGACGGTCCGGCGGCTGTTGCCCAAATTGGGGGAGAGAGCGACGCCGGAAAGGGCGAGGGAAAAAGCGCTCAAAACAGCATCTAACCCCGCATCAAAACCCACATCGATAACAAACAGCAATGTTCAACCGCCGCTTTTCCCCGAGCCCGCCCTTACCCCCGATCAAAAGCAGGCCGTCCACTATCTGACCGAGGCCCTCTATGCAGCCAGGAGAGGCAACGACAGCCGGCCCTTTTTGCTCCACGGCGTGACCGGCAGCGGCAAGACGGAGGTCTACATCCGCGCCATCCGGGAGGCCCTGGCCCGGGGGCGCCAGGCGCTGCTGCTGGTGCCGGAGATCGCCCTGACGCCCCAGACGGAGCGGCGGTTGCGGGAGCGCTTCGGCAGCAAGGTGGCCCTGTTGCACAGCGGCCTCGCCGATGCGGCGAGGCGGCAGGAATGGCAGCGCGTCCACCGGGGCGAGGCCGACCTCGTCGTCGGCGCCCGCTCCGCTGTCTTCGCTCCGCTGCCCAGGCTGGGCCTGATCATCGTCGATGAGGAGCATGAGCCCTCCTACCAGCAGGACAATGACCTGAAGTACCATGCCCGGGAGGCGGCGATGGAGCGTGCCCGCCATTGCGGCGCTGTCGTCGTCCTTGGTTCGGCGACGCCGGCGCTGGAAACTTACGAGCAGGCGCTTTCGGGCCGATTCCGTCTGCTGCAATTGCGCCAGCGCCCGGCGGGCGGACAACTACCCCCGGTCGATGTGATCGATATGCGCGACGAGTTGGCTGCCGGGAACAAGGGCATGCTCTCCCGGTATCTGTTGGAGGCCGTCGAGGAACGCTTGCGGCGGCGGCAGCAGGTGATCCTCTACCTGAACCGGCGTGGTTTTTCCACCTTCGTCATCTGCCGCGAGTGCGGAACCGTTGTGACCTGTCCCCGCTGCTCCATCTCCCTCGTCTACCATCGTCACGGCGAGCAGTTGCACTGCCACTACTGCAACTTCCGCCAGGATGTGCCGGAGACGTGCCCCCACTGCCGGAGCCGGGCGATCCGCTATTTCGGCGCCGGCACCCAGCGGATCGAGGAGGAATTGCGGGCGCGCTTTCCCGGCGTGCCGGTCCTGCGCATGGACCGCGATGTGGCGGAACGGGAGGGGATTGCGCCGGTTCTCGACGCCTTCGGCCGCGGCGAAGCGCCGATCCTCGTCGGGACCCAGATGATCGCCAAGGGACTCGACTTCCCCCGGGTGACGCTGGTCGGCGTTCTCGCCGCCGACGCCTCCTTGCACATCTCCGATTTTCGCGCCGCTGAACGGACCTTTCAACTTCTCTCCCAGGTTGCTGGGCGGGCGGGGCGGGCGCGGGAACCGGGTCAGGTGGTCTTGCAGACCTACTGTCCCGAACACTACTGCCTGCAGGCGGTGCAGTTGCATGATTATGAAGGGTTTTTCCGCCGCGAAATCGAATTACGGCAACAACTGGGTTATCCGCCCTTCGCCCGGCTGGCCCGTGTGCTCTTTTCCGGTCCCGAGGAGCCCCTCGTCCGGGTGGCGGCCGATACGTGGGCGGAAATCCTGCGCCATCAGGCTGGAACGGTGACGATAGGCGGCTCGTCCGGCCTGGAAGAGCCGGAGGGCCTCGATGTATGGGGGCCGGCGCCGGCGCCGGTGGCCAAGGTGGAAAACCGTTTTCGCTGGCTCTTGACCCTGCGGGCGAAGGGCGACGGGATGAAGGCGCTCCGGTCGGCCCTGATCGCCGCCGAAGGGGAATACAGCCGCCGCCGCGGTCGTCCGGCCGGTGTGACGATCAGCCTCATGCTCAATCCTTAA
- the def gene encoding peptide deformylase — translation MAVYEILKMGDPVLREKAKPVTRFNSNLGRLIDDMFDTMAAARGVGLAAPQIGIGKRVCVVEVGKRRFELVNPEIIEAEGEQCDAEGCLSIPDYTGSVKRFQRVRVKAQDRNGETFIAEGTDLLAVAFQHEIDHLDGILFVDRVENDEPEE, via the coding sequence TTGGCCGTTTATGAAATTCTAAAAATGGGCGATCCCGTGCTGCGTGAAAAGGCGAAGCCGGTCACCCGTTTCAACAGCAACCTCGGTCGTCTGATAGACGATATGTTTGATACGATGGCGGCGGCCCGGGGTGTCGGCCTCGCCGCGCCCCAGATCGGCATCGGCAAGCGCGTCTGTGTCGTCGAGGTGGGCAAACGGCGATTTGAGTTGGTCAATCCCGAGATCATCGAGGCCGAAGGCGAACAGTGTGACGCCGAAGGCTGTCTCTCTATTCCTGACTACACCGGCAGTGTGAAGCGCTTCCAGCGGGTCCGCGTTAAGGCACAGGATCGCAACGGCGAGACCTTTATCGCTGAGGGAACAGACCTGCTTGCCGTGGCCTTCCAGCATGAGATCGACCACCTGGACGGGATCCTCTTTGTCGATCGCGTCGAAAACGACGAGCCGGAGGAGTGA
- the fmt gene encoding methionyl-tRNA formyltransferase, producing the protein MRLVFMGTPDFAVPTLEAIVTSGHDVALVITRPDRPRGRGQKPQPSPVKEAALRLGLPVDHPARLDDDFVQKLKDLGVEAGVVAAFGRILPPRLLDAFPQRWINVHASLLPKYRGAAPIHRAVVDGEKETGITTMLMSEGLDEGDMLLKRSVAIGPDDTTGQVHDALAELGAGLLVETLAAMEEGRLQPQPQDGCQATYAPMLTRADEQVDWSAPAEAVHNRVRGMNPWPGAFTVDEGKIMKILRGRLRHEGLSLPVSGLPASPGEFGQPSLSLSGSSASSYPAAATGSSVQPGEILQIAGDEVAVATGAGVYWLSEVRPAGGKTMTAGAYARGRRMGPGFRFG; encoded by the coding sequence ATGCGTCTGGTCTTTATGGGGACGCCCGATTTTGCCGTTCCCACCTTGGAGGCGATCGTTACGTCCGGCCATGATGTGGCCCTTGTCATCACCCGGCCCGATCGCCCGCGCGGGCGGGGCCAAAAGCCGCAGCCCAGTCCCGTCAAAGAGGCGGCGCTGCGGTTGGGCCTCCCTGTCGATCATCCCGCCCGTTTGGACGACGACTTTGTGCAAAAATTGAAGGACCTGGGCGTGGAGGCCGGGGTGGTGGCCGCCTTCGGGCGGATCCTGCCGCCGCGGCTGCTCGACGCTTTTCCGCAGCGCTGGATCAATGTCCACGCCTCCCTGTTGCCGAAATACCGCGGCGCGGCGCCGATCCACCGGGCCGTCGTCGACGGGGAAAAAGAGACAGGGATCACGACGATGCTGATGAGCGAGGGCCTTGACGAAGGGGACATGCTCTTAAAGCGTTCCGTCGCCATCGGTCCCGATGATACGACCGGCCAGGTCCATGACGCCCTGGCCGAACTGGGCGCCGGGTTGCTGGTGGAGACGCTGGCGGCGATGGAAGAGGGGCGCTTGCAGCCCCAGCCCCAGGACGGCTGCCAGGCGACCTATGCGCCCATGCTCACACGCGCCGACGAGCAGGTGGACTGGAGCGCCCCGGCAGAGGCGGTTCACAACCGCGTGCGGGGGATGAATCCCTGGCCGGGCGCTTTTACCGTTGACGAGGGGAAGATTATGAAGATCCTGCGGGGGCGGTTACGTCACGAGGGCTTGTCCCTCCCTGTGTCCGGCTTGCCTGCCTCGCCCGGTGAGTTCGGTCAGCCTAGTCTGTCCCTCTCCGGCTCATCTGCTTCATCTTATCCGGCCGCTGCGACAGGTTCGTCCGTCCAGCCCGGCGAGATCCTGCAGATCGCCGGCGATGAGGTGGCCGTCGCCACCGGCGCCGGTGTGTACTGGCTGTCCGAGGTCCGCCCTGCCGGCGGCAAGACGATGACGGCCGGCGCCTATGCGCGGGGACGCCGGATGGGGCCGGGATTCCGGTTCGGTTGA
- a CDS encoding DUF116 domain-containing protein — protein MPIRKRLFIGLMVASFFALIGLALLGWYLVKYQNYPWSKVLIGLLGITFLAVTALIAFGIGGMILSIWQDRAIPSVYRWTRMAVNVLFPMALVIARFFGISPDRLKSSFIEVSNQLVRLRKVTVAPERLMILGPHCLQKTTCPHKITLDIHNCKRCGACPVHDLIELTDRYGVNLTIVSGGTWARKAILEKRPQAIVAIACERDLTSGIQDVDFLPVLGILNDRPEGPCCNTLVNMSRLEQAVRYFLYDERADWINSGVIGTVLEKSALPERRVEVS, from the coding sequence ATGCCAATCCGCAAGCGGCTGTTTATCGGCCTGATGGTGGCCAGCTTTTTTGCCCTGATCGGGCTGGCGCTCCTCGGCTGGTATCTTGTCAAGTATCAAAACTACCCCTGGAGCAAGGTGCTGATCGGCCTGCTGGGGATCACCTTTCTCGCTGTCACGGCCTTGATCGCCTTCGGCATCGGCGGGATGATCCTCTCCATCTGGCAGGATCGCGCCATTCCTTCGGTCTATCGTTGGACGCGGATGGCGGTCAACGTACTCTTTCCCATGGCCCTGGTCATCGCCCGTTTCTTCGGCATCAGCCCCGACCGTCTGAAGAGCAGTTTCATTGAGGTGAGCAACCAGCTGGTGCGGCTGCGCAAGGTGACCGTCGCGCCGGAGCGGCTGATGATCCTGGGGCCCCATTGCCTGCAAAAGACGACCTGCCCCCACAAGATCACCCTCGATATCCACAACTGCAAGCGCTGCGGCGCCTGTCCTGTTCATGACCTGATCGAACTGACGGACCGCTATGGCGTGAACCTGACCATCGTCTCCGGCGGGACCTGGGCGAGAAAGGCGATCCTGGAAAAGCGCCCCCAGGCGATCGTGGCCATCGCTTGTGAACGGGACCTGACGAGCGGCATTCAGGATGTTGATTTTCTTCCCGTTTTGGGCATACTGAATGATCGACCTGAGGGACCCTGTTGCAACACCCTGGTCAACATGAGCCGTCTCGAACAGGCGGTGCGTTACTTCCTCTATGACGAGCGCGCCGACTGGATCAACAGCGGGGTGATCGGAACGGTGCTGGAAAAATCGGCGCTCCCTGAACGCCGGGTGGAGGTATCTTGA